tttgtatttttggatgtcttcaaaatgttttcttttttttttttgttttgttttatgaatctTGAGATTTCTAGCCAAAAGAGGACAGAGATAAGAGAGACAGGGCTCTTTCTGTGTCGTAAAAAGATTgttcttatttgttttaatattattatatcgAGACACTTGAATAAGAGGAGAGTAATTattttgtgttgctttttaaaGTATCATTTCAATCGTTGATGTTGTTGTGACTGTCATTCTTGTTGATGTTGGGCCTGTTTCTGTTTATGGGGTAGTGTGGCAGGCTATACAGGGTCAGGCTTTGGGCTTTGTCTGGGTTGGTTCGGGTGCTACAGAGACTTGacactctttaaaaaaaaaaaaaaacaacaaaaaaaacaacaacgacaaaaaaaacaagggaatAACTTGTAAAATAGCTGACATATCATCCAAAACACAAGTGTGGAGACCGCCAAAcccacttctctttctctctctgtctgccctACCTATCTGCTGTGATCCTCCCACCATCCTTTTTACTACATCAGCTTCTGATCGGATGACGCCTTACGGACATGGCCCCTCCTCCCAAGCTAACCTTGTTACTATGGCAACCAAGGAGGAAACTTATCACCACAGCTACTATTACACACACCCCTTAACCTCCTCACCCCCTTTATTTTCCCTGCCTTTAACTTCTCTCATTTCCGCCTTACTTTggttcccccccccccttagCTTGGAAGGGATGATCCGAGGAGGTGATGGCTGCGTTTCATGGACAGTTAATGGATCCTGTCGTCGTTGGATACACCTGGAGTCACCTCCACACCATAAAAGGGAAACATTTCAGGAGGTGACCATAGGAATGAAGTGTTAAAATTGGACTTCTACAGTAGAGGAATACAAGCTTTCAGTCAGAGCAGGGCAGGGTGTGCCCACCTTAAACATGCCTACCAAGGTCTGTACATGGCGCCCTAAGCTGGGTGGGGCTTAAGCACAGCCAGATGGAGGCTACAGCACACTGGGGACCACAGCAGAGGATTGAAAAGATACAGGAGCCCTTAACACCCcctgtctccttttttttattattattattatttatcctCCCTTATGAAATCCCCCCTGGATACTGAGTCTATATTGGGATAGCCAGAGACTGTGGTGCAAAGAATAGAGCTCCAGGTCCTCTTGTATGTTTCTACTGGCCAGATTTCAAAAATACCTGGCTGCATGGTTGACTTATTGTTTGCTATATACATCTGAGAGCTGTTGATGGTGTCATTGCAGCGCCTGTGCTTTCCATTCGCAAccatgtcacttcctgtttaccgCTATTCACTCTGAAAAGCAGATGGTGTGCGTACAGGAGTAAGCAGCGAAGTGGGTGTTCTCAATTCATTCCTCTTTCAGATCTGTCCTCCTGTTTTCTCTCATTGTTTGCACCAAGCCAAAACTGAGATCtgcgagagagaaagaaagagagagtggagCACCCGTCGTGTAGcggaaagaaaaacaactggaATGGAAGACATTGCACTTCTCTTGTTCCATGGCAGGATAGAAACTCTAAAATTAAGACTGGAGGCTCCACCTCTAATAACGTGACATATGAGAACGGTTGtttcagaggtgtgtgtgtgtgtgtgtgtgttggggaggagggggggggggggagagcaGTGGCACACAGGAAGGGATAGCCGGAGTGAATGGAAAGCACTGCAGATGATTCAGATATAACAGGGAGGAGAGagctgcttcacacacatctgccTGATCAGACTGACCCGTCTCCCTCCTTTAACCTCCTCCAATCCCTTCCTCCTGACTTTTCTCTCCATCCCAGCCTCTCCCTTCTTAGCAAGCCAGCTCTCTGCTCCACTCCTGTTTCTtaggttcttttttttttttttttttttttttttcctatcggttcatttttgtcatttgtttttatgttcatttctgTTGAGTACAAAAATACTAAAGTGCAAcaacaatgaataaaaagaatatCAACCAAActgagatgaataaataaatatatatataaataaagaaataatttaaaaagtcatgacatgtgtgtctttgtgccgCGCTAACTCTTTAATTACAACAGatggacacttttttttttttttcttttagtgttGTCATTACTGGGGACCTAAAAGAGGAATGTGCTGTTGCTGTGGGTGTTCAAGTGACAAAGGatcaaatgtggaaaaaaaaaaccttggcTATATAAAGTGACTTTGTGGGAAAATTTTgcaatgcatttttttcctcagacTTCAATGGCCATACCAGTGCATGAGCAGAGCTTGTTTCTAGCATTTTAGATATAATTTCTCCACCTTCCAGACAGCCATTTGCTGAAGTTCAAGTcataccattaaaaaaaaaaaacaattttctgaATGTAATCCATCATGCATAACATGTCTGCTTTAACTGGTTTCAAAGTTTAGAGAACTATTAATCTGCAGAGTGGAAAATAGTTTGGTCACCTAGTAAATCAGATGGGTCCCAGCAGATGACATAAAAGACATACTGCcataacagcaacaacactaACACATAAactaacatactgtatttcaagAGGACATTATGAAGCTCAGACATCTGCCCTGGGCACCAATTAAAAACTTAATGCAATGGATCAATTGCTAAATAAAAGGTCAGTCATAAGTGAGGCACATGAAAATGGGACTAATAGAGCAGAAGATAACATAAATAGATTTATTTGTAAAGTTACCATTCAGTGATATTGTAACTTAAACAAAATAGCAGactgttcactgtgatggattatttAGCTGATTTTCTTAAAATACGGAATTAGATGCAAACTAGCGGCTGCCTGTAGTAGAGAAGACTCAAATAGTCCTTTTAACATCAGTGTTAATCATgcgcttttttttctttttttttttttgcagtaaatgTTTGAAGTTTTCTCCATCGTGTGACTGGAATGGAAGAAGTTTGGAGGACAGGAGTTACCAGTCTGTAACTAGCACTGACCATTCCTATCAGCAGTCTGAATGAATGTATGAAGAAGTGTGTGCTGCACAGCCTGGATTTACAGAACTGTTCACATATACTGATGCAATACTGAATTTAAACTGCCTTTAATATGCAACTTGTTTCATCACCTTGCAAAGTCTAGACATCTCCTAACCTTCTGTTAAACTTGTTCCAAAGTTGATTGAATTTATGAGTGTTTGCTAGATGTGTAACTTCTTGACCTTCCCACAGACAACACTTTCTCCTGGCAGAGAACAACTTAATGACACAGTtttgaagaaacaaaaaaaagaaatgctaaaaacaaattttattaTGAGGGAGTGGGGTGATAACTGAAATGATAGTGTTTCTTTAAGAATAATGTATTCCATCTATGAGTCACAATTTTATCTTGATAACAGGAAATATTACACTACACGTATACGTCTACAAGCTTGTTTCTTTTGTCTCCCTTTTGGCTGCAGTGTTCTGCATGCTGCTGCTCTGGTCTGTAGCTGCACTGCAGAGGCTTTTCAGTCTGAAGTAACTGAGCACAGACAGAGTGAGCtgtgtgctgtgtctgtgtttcatcaGGGGTTACTTTAACATGCCTGACGATGGACAGGAATGATGGCTGCAAGGAAAAGATCCCCCCTGAACTGACAGCTTACTCTCTTTCATCCTCCACAGTTCCATGTGCAATCTCCTAGAGATGGTTAAAGATTGATGTTTGCATTGAGCCCTGTCTTCTAGCCTCTATGTCATCctcttctcccctctcctctcttctcctctcctcccctctcctctcctcccccctcctctcatcccctctcctctcctcctcccttatCAGCTCTTTTCCTCCCTCACGACTCTGCGCCCACTCTCCATCATCCTCACAcctctctgcatcctctgctcctctccccctttctcctcgccttcatcctcctctctccatcatACTCTCCAACTCCTTAGCTACttgctccttctctctctctctctctgtctgtctctcttcctctcctccctcccactctctcctctcctcggAGTGGCGGCAGCGTGACTGCCTGCGTCAGCCAGCCCTGCCAAGCCTGCCAGCTAGTGAACGCTGCTACTGGAGCTGCTGTACCCTGCAGAGAGccctttgtatgtgtgtgtgtgtgtatgtgtgtaagtgaaTGAGTGTACGCAGATGGGAAAGCAACTGAGTCAGGGAGGGCTGCCTCTCATCTCTCCGCTGTTATCAccatccttccctctccctcctcttcctcctctgctgccaTGGAGCTCCAGCAGGCTGAATCACAACACCGTCTGCAGAAAGGGCTGAGGTAAtactgtgtgtttggatgtgtaTACAAGTGAGCACATCTGCACTGAAATGCCTGCATGCAGCCTTACAAAgcgcagtatgtgtgtgtgtgtgtgtgtgtttgtgtgtgtacacctACACTGTAATGTATAGCCCTTTGCTGCCATATCAGATTGCCACTATTTGTCAGTGCAAGACAAGCATCCAGAGCCAGAGAGTCGGCAGCTGTAACACCTTGTATCATGAATGCATGTGTCAGAAGAATGTCCTAGGTCGTCCTCCGTACATGGATGATTATGTTCGTTTCCTCAGCGGCTCAGTTCCTGCTTTCGTCCAAGGTACTCACACGGATCACATGACCTATatagcaagcaagcaagcaataCACATTACCCTTCTCTGCACTCACTGTTTGGATCGATAGTGATTGGgcttacacacaaacaggccTGTGAATGCTCCTCTGTGCTGTTAGCGGTGTGATAAGTCTGCAAGTCAAAGCTGGACAGCCAGTGATTTAGAAGAGTGAGAGGTATGTCACAGCTGTTTGTGAAGAGTcttgtgtgctgtgtttttgtctgtgttgcaTCGCTTGGATAGTTTAATTTCAGTAACACTGTCTGCTGCTTGAGGCCTGAATCACAATCTCATCCACTGGCTTCTATAGTTGTTTAAAGGGTCACCTCACCCAGATAATAAAAGAATATACATATTTATGCATTTACCCTCtgtgcagatagttttggttagATGTACTGAGGTTTTTGGATGTccgtctctgagatttctgcttgGAGCaactttctaccaaagaaaaacaaatatgtacCCACAAAAACAGTGGACAATGAGGTGAATAACAACAAcgtctctgaaaaaaaaaatgttgctgctgagttttttagatttaatttttgTGATGCTTTGAGTGCCCAATAGGAAATTATATTTACGAACATAGATAGGCTGATACAGAAGATATTTCAACATGTCGcagaaggaaaagcacaggtgcgaataataaaatgaataacggctgaattccatttagctgcttcagtttcagggtcctggtattttacatgctggctcactgtcacgctatcatgacttactgggactCCTGAATCGAACAGAGCTGCCATTAATGTTATCaataacacctgtgcttttcctactatgacgAGTCAATATGTCCACTGTGAAAAAGGCCCGACTCAAAATCTCTAATGCTAAATCCAAAACTATTTCCATAACAAGGAgcaagtgagaaaatatgtttttgtgatttgggtgattTCACCCTTTAATCTTTGTTCCCAAAATGAAGCGTGATTGCCTTGatttgaaataaacatgatgtCATCTCCTCTCCAAGCAGGTagatgtgcgtgtgtgtgtgtggtgctctGTTGGGCCAgtatggagtgtgtgtgtctgagaagGTGGGCGTCCGGCTCTGCTGTCATATTCCTTCACACACTGGCCTTGTCCTGGGCAGGTAAGGTGCACAAGAACAGTCACTTATAATATATGacctttagtttgtttttctgcccctattttaatttcaattgTCTTAGCCAATCCCAAGCATAGTAGGTCTTAACTTCAACCTTAATCTGCACAATATGTTAAAAAAGGATTTTAGGGAAAATGCAGAATaacaaactaaatgttttaattctaaTTCCTTTTAAAATGCAAGTAGAGttgactttgttttcttgccAAAAGTTAGATGAGTTAATCAATGCCACTCTCACATCTGTCCGTTAAATacgaagctacagccaggagatggttagcttagcctACTTTAGCTAGCCTCgttcaggaagtcactgctcccagcCATGTAATAGTCCAGCACGTAACCTCCCGCCCCCCATAAAACCTCAACTTGTTGTttataaactttgttttttgtacagattaaacaaacaagatataatgtgtttttgttacctttgaacagagggcaggctagctgtttccccctgctgccagtctttatgctaagctaagctaaccccCTGCTGTCCCTAACTTCATATTTGATATACATGAGAGATATCAATTGTCATCTTACTCTCGAcaacaaagtgaataaatgtattttccaaaatgttaaattagtCCTTTAACTTATAATAAATGTGATACTTTTCTCCAAGAAAAATCACACTCTATATTGAAAACAATACATCACAGAACAgcatgtattttgttttcatgctcACACTGATATATTAGTGACATACAAAATAATCCTTATCAATACATATTATTTAATTCAGTCGCATGTATACAGAGCCAGTCACACCTCcctattcacttgaatgagaaagtgtgtccaaacttttggcttgtactgtatatagaaATTAAATTTTGCCCCCACAGTCCTATTACATCAACACTAATACTGTATCCACAGGTGCAATTGAGCCCGCCCCCAAAATTGATGGACGGCACCAGGCAGCTGTGACACTGCAGGAGAACATCACACACAGGTTCAACTGCCAATCAGACGGCTGGGATCCTCATGCCCCGCCTTTGCTGACCTGGTACCTGAATGGGGAGCAGCAGAGCGAGCCGTCACCGAACCGTGGCCGCCTGGTGATGACATCGCAAGAAGACTCTGAGGTCATGAGACCTAGGGCCAATCACAACAGCACCTTCTCTCTGCGGGCCAGAAAGTGGGACAGGGAGCTAGTGTGTGTTGCGTCAAACCCCAGGTCAGGAGAGAGCTACAATGCCACGGTCACACTCAACGTCCAGTGTGAGTGTGGATGAAATGTTTCAGGTTTCTTTTGGTAACAATTTCTAGATTTACCACCGCCTGTGAAGTCACAGGAGTGGGGATTTAAATAAACCCTGCCATATACAATTGATACAGAACATATACAGAtgaataaagtgctcagtggttcctctcctctttctgctAGTCCTGCCAGAGATCCTCAGGGTCAATGCCCACTACAGTGAAACCTCAGACCCTGGCCTCTCCCTGGTCCTCTTCGCCTTGGTCCGGTCCAACCCGCCTGCCACCATCACCTTTGTGGACCAGTCTGGCCAGCTGGTGGCCAACACCTCTGACTTTTTCATCCTGGACTCACGAAGCTACCCCTGGCTGATGAATCACACGCTGAGGGTCAAGCTCAGCAGCCTATCAGAGAATGTCTCGCTGAACGCCAGCAACAGTGTAGGAGCAGTGCAGAGCAACCTCACACTGGCAGGTCAgtggttgtaaaaaataaaaaaaaaataaaaaaacgaTTTAAAATCCATCATTaactctttctgtttctcctccagagTTCCTGCAGTCTCGTGTGGAGGTGCCGATGCTGGGAATAGTGACTGGGGGAGCTATGGCCTTCATGgccctcctcatcctcagccTGATAGTTCTCTGCCtcatgcaaaaaaacaagagcaagtCCTTTGGTGAGGcgagagagtgtttgtgtgtgtagcaaGTCAGCTGGAAATGTCTGAGTGTTGCATGCAGTGTAGTAAGAAACACTTATTAAGCAATGTAATATGTCTCCTTGTATTGTGTTACAGATGAGTCAGTGGAGATTTTGATGACCAAGAAAAGGTAAATGAAGTCATCAGACTTCTGTCATTGGATGTCTGTGTAAACCACCTTAACAGCATCAGAAGTAAAACAACACTGGATAAATATATAGATATTCAATgatagacagaaagaaagaatccCTGAGGTGGTGGTGATGCTTTACTCCTGAAGTAGAGTAAAGTTTCCATTGTAAGTCAACTGTAATTTTCTTGACACCAGATATATGGTCTGCTGTATTTAGAGTAGAGGTCTGATCCTGTTGGATAACATTTAAACGATTTAATGTTGAAATAAGGAAGAAATacattgattttgtttaaaaacattACTTCTCCTCATTCTCTAAATGACAGAGTGACAAATATGTTAGGCCAACTTCATATAATCTGCACATGAGGGCCCATTTAAAAGAAtactccactgatttagcattgtGCTCCCATAAGGCCTCGATCAGACAGGGCACTTTTTGCAGGTTGCAAAACGCGAGGAGCACCTCACTGCCTTTTTTGTTGAAGCCTacgatttaaaaaaagagcagtTTGCTGcgtctttttttattgttgctaggcaaccacCGGATCACCTGTCCTTAGCCTAACTGCTATTTTGCTGTGAAGTAAACTGACTCCAGGCCTGCTGTGTTCTGTTCAGATCACTGTAACTATGGTTGGTAAAGTCATATAGCTCCAGTTATCCAGCAACAGACACCACTAGTTTGTCCCAGACCGGAAtggttatatattttttttttcattttcaaactggtgacatcacttgaggcagttcccctttaacctcttaacatccaccaggATGTTAAGAGGTATTTTGGAATTTGGAAGAACTGTGAGgccaaaatgcatgtattaggcttcattcGAAAGGTAACgtcttctagtttctggaaaagtgcttgtttagcatgtggctaaaacacaaccaaaactacATTAGTTCAAATATGGTTCAAAAAAGTGCTTTTGGTCCttgtctataatgagtcatatttgaataacaataactaggacatgttttatgccagaactatgcagacATATCACcacataccttctacatcttgtcaaccacacCAGTATAAACTTCCAGACCTCTAGACCTAATCTTATTGGATCTAGGgagtggccaaattgtgccaattgcgtttattcattactgtgtgatgctaaGCCGCTTACAGCTGGCTTAAGCGGGTTGCCAGTGAcccggtggatgttaagaggttaagaTGTCACATAACCAGTTGACAATTCAGCACCTCACACACATTGTGAACACTGGACACAAGCAGAAGGTGTCCTGCAGACTGAAGATGCTAATATGCTGACAAGGGCTTACATTACACATAATCATATTAACCTGTCACTTCTAGAGAATAAAAACTACATTAAGGGTTATTAACAAGCAGACACTCTCAATCAATTCCTACAACTTTCTACTACAACTACTTTCATTGACACCACACTGACACTGTATCTCATCTAATAACTCCCATCTCAGCAACATTAGTGAACTGAATGAGAAACACTAATGAAAGCATTTTTGT
This region of Thunnus maccoyii chromosome 6, fThuMac1.1, whole genome shotgun sequence genomic DNA includes:
- the LOC121899023 gene encoding transmembrane protein 25: MMSSPLQAGRCACVCVVLCWASMECVCLRRWASGSAVIFLHTLALSWAGAIEPAPKIDGRHQAAVTLQENITHRFNCQSDGWDPHAPPLLTWYLNGEQQSEPSPNRGRLVMTSQEDSEVMRPRANHNSTFSLRARKWDRELVCVASNPRSGESYNATVTLNVQFLPEILRVNAHYSETSDPGLSLVLFALVRSNPPATITFVDQSGQLVANTSDFFILDSRSYPWLMNHTLRVKLSSLSENVSLNASNSVGAVQSNLTLAEFLQSRVEVPMLGIVTGGAMAFMALLILSLIVLCLMQKNKSKSFDESVEILMTKKSDSANLKTETTDKTYIPRENMSLPSNMQLNDLSTLRKAREAAQQNSVGEKKEEEEEDLSLAYAARGFARYPMVGYIYKVNSTSSEEIWL